The following are from one region of the Moritella sp. 24 genome:
- a CDS encoding ABC transporter ATP-binding protein produces the protein MTLALEIKGLQKTYSGGVKAVKRIDLTVEKGDFYALLGPNGAGKSTTIGVMSSLVNKTAGQVKIFGFDIDTDLEAAKSQIGLVPQEFNFNPFEKIENIIVNQAGYYGVPRKEALVRCEALLKQLELWDKRHEAARNLSGGMKRRLMIARALVHEPQLLILDEPTAGVDIELRRTMWEFLQRKNEQGITIILTTHYLEEAEMLCRNIGIIDKGLLIENTSMKALLSKLNSESYLLDINSQLIKPKLDGYSCRLLDDHTLEVDVAKNRGLNSLFSQLATMNIEVQGIRNKENRLEALFMDIVEQGRQVQASS, from the coding sequence ATGACGTTAGCACTCGAAATTAAAGGGCTTCAGAAGACTTATTCTGGCGGAGTTAAAGCAGTAAAGCGTATCGATCTGACAGTAGAAAAAGGCGATTTTTATGCGCTGCTAGGGCCTAACGGTGCGGGTAAGTCGACCACGATTGGCGTGATGAGTTCACTCGTTAATAAAACCGCTGGGCAAGTTAAAATTTTTGGTTTTGATATTGATACTGACCTTGAAGCGGCAAAGAGCCAAATTGGTTTAGTACCACAAGAATTTAACTTTAATCCGTTTGAAAAAATTGAAAATATTATTGTCAATCAGGCGGGCTATTACGGTGTACCCCGTAAAGAAGCGCTAGTGCGTTGTGAAGCATTATTAAAACAGCTGGAATTATGGGATAAACGCCATGAAGCGGCACGTAATTTGTCTGGCGGGATGAAGCGCCGATTAATGATCGCCCGTGCGCTTGTACATGAACCTCAGTTACTTATTTTAGATGAACCAACAGCCGGTGTTGATATTGAATTACGCCGTACTATGTGGGAATTCTTACAACGTAAAAACGAGCAAGGTATTACCATTATTCTGACAACGCATTATTTAGAAGAAGCTGAAATGCTGTGTCGTAATATTGGTATTATTGATAAAGGCCTGTTGATTGAAAACACTTCAATGAAGGCGCTGTTATCTAAACTGAATAGTGAATCCTACCTGTTGGATATAAATAGCCAATTAATTAAACCTAAATTAGACGGTTATAGCTGTCGATTATTAGATGATCATACTTTAGAAGTGGATGTAGCGAAGAATCGTGGTTTGAATTCGTTATTCTCGCAATTGGCGACGATGAATATTGAAGTGCAAGGTATTCGTAATAAAGAGAATCGTTTAGAAGCCTTGTTTATGGATATAGTAGAGCAGGGTAGACAGGTGCAAGCTAGTTCATAG
- the hpt gene encoding hypoxanthine phosphoribosyltransferase, translating to MKHTVEVMITEADVQAKVKELAAQIETHYKDTDTLIIVCLLRGSVIYMSDLCRHINLPVELDFMTASSYGNSMESNRDVRILKDLDSDIKGKDVLIVEDIIDTGFTLSKIKTMLELRDPKSITITTLLDKPSRREVNVPVDWVGFEIPDEFVVGYGIDYGQKYRNLPYVGKVVPLEG from the coding sequence ATGAAACACACTGTTGAAGTGATGATCACTGAAGCTGACGTGCAAGCAAAAGTAAAAGAGCTAGCTGCACAAATTGAAACGCATTATAAAGACACTGACACGCTAATCATTGTTTGCTTGTTACGTGGTTCAGTAATTTATATGTCTGATCTATGTCGTCATATCAACTTACCTGTTGAATTAGACTTTATGACAGCATCAAGCTACGGTAATTCAATGGAAAGTAACCGTGATGTGCGTATCTTAAAAGACTTAGATAGCGACATTAAAGGTAAAGATGTACTTATCGTTGAAGACATCATTGATACTGGTTTCACGTTAAGCAAAATCAAAACGATGCTAGAATTACGTGATCCTAAATCAATCACAATCACGACATTATTAGACAAACCATCTCGTCGTGAAGTAAACGTACCAGTTGATTGGGTAGGTTTTGAAATTCCAGATGAATTCGTAGTAGGTTATGGTATCGATTACGGTCAAAAATACCGTAACTTACCTTACGTAGGTAAAGTTGTACCATTAGAAGGTTAA
- a CDS encoding TetR/AcrR family transcriptional regulator, whose amino-acid sequence MEMPAVIRRRTRLSPEARREQLMQCAIEVFSKRGLGRAGHAEIAELAQVSVATVFNYFSSREELVDNVLIQIEDFFSDMVRRNFVDINEPSNNSTQPIKSAHQAIHDYLSDFVDAAINNPQFTYIWLEWSSSIREETWPRYLALLDNNIAIISNKIEPAIASGEINTYLTTTEFARSLSNQGYMILQLVNQPKAMSRERIIEFLEKYVTSALAKA is encoded by the coding sequence ATGGAAATGCCTGCAGTAATCAGACGCCGTACCCGTCTATCCCCCGAAGCACGTCGCGAACAACTGATGCAGTGTGCAATCGAAGTTTTCTCTAAACGTGGTCTAGGTCGTGCGGGTCATGCTGAAATAGCAGAGCTTGCGCAAGTATCGGTTGCGACAGTCTTTAACTACTTCAGTAGCCGAGAAGAATTAGTGGATAATGTATTAATACAAATTGAAGACTTCTTCAGTGATATGGTACGCCGTAACTTTGTTGATATTAACGAACCATCAAACAACAGTACGCAACCAATTAAGAGTGCTCATCAAGCAATCCACGATTACCTGTCCGATTTTGTTGATGCCGCCATTAACAATCCACAGTTCACTTACATTTGGTTGGAATGGAGTTCATCTATTCGCGAAGAGACTTGGCCACGCTACCTTGCTTTACTCGATAATAACATTGCCATTATCAGTAACAAGATCGAACCAGCCATCGCATCCGGTGAAATAAATACCTATTTAACCACCACTGAATTTGCTCGTAGCCTATCAAACCAAGGCTATATGATCTTGCAATTAGTCAATCAACCAAAGGCAATGAGCAGAGAACGAATTATTGAGTTTTTAGAAAAGTATGTCACGTCAGCATTAGCGAAAGCATAA
- a CDS encoding flavin prenyltransferase UbiX, translated as MLAKAESTTFNKRITLGISGASGSQYAVRLLELLLAADVQVHLLMSDAAKVVMATETDENWPADNKSLQLYLSEKYNARAGQLFVPSSKDWFSPVASGSGAPKQMVICPCSMGTVAAVAQGMSTNLLQRAADVVLKERGQLVLIPRETPLSPIHLENMLKLSRLGVTIMPAAPGFYRKPETLDDLIDLMVARILDHIDVEQSIYAGWGR; from the coding sequence ATGCTAGCTAAAGCTGAATCAACTACATTTAATAAGCGTATTACCTTAGGTATTAGTGGCGCGTCAGGTTCACAATATGCGGTACGTTTATTAGAGCTATTATTAGCAGCGGATGTGCAAGTACATTTATTGATGTCAGATGCAGCAAAAGTGGTGATGGCCACTGAAACCGATGAAAACTGGCCTGCGGATAATAAGTCACTACAGCTTTATTTATCAGAAAAGTATAACGCGAGAGCGGGGCAATTATTTGTGCCAAGCAGTAAAGATTGGTTCTCGCCAGTCGCATCGGGTTCTGGTGCACCAAAGCAGATGGTGATCTGTCCATGCAGTATGGGGACGGTAGCGGCTGTTGCGCAAGGTATGTCGACAAACCTCTTACAGCGTGCGGCGGATGTAGTATTAAAAGAGCGTGGTCAACTAGTCTTGATCCCGCGTGAAACACCACTTTCTCCAATCCATTTAGAGAATATGCTGAAGTTATCGCGTTTAGGCGTGACGATCATGCCCGCGGCACCGGGTTTTTACCGTAAGCCAGAGACATTGGATGATCTGATTGACTTGATGGTGGCGCGTATTCTTGATCACATAGATGTAGAGCAATCGATTTATGCTGGTTGGGGACGCTAG
- the mpl gene encoding UDP-N-acetylmuramate:L-alanyl-gamma-D-glutamyl-meso-diaminopimelate ligase — MSKHIHILGICGTFMGGIAVLAKQLGYRVTGSDANVYPPMSTQLEEQGIELIEGYDPSQLDPAPDMVIVGNAMSRGNPCVEYMLNRKLPYTSGPQWLSEHLLQHRYVIAASGTHGKTTTAAMVAWILEYAGLNPGFLIGGVPQNFTESARLGGGYFFVIEADEYDTAFFDKRSKFVHYQPNTLIMNNLEYDHADIFPDLAAIQRQFHHVVRTVPSNGLILMPDNVPALDEVKAQGCWTPVQRLSLEDKELGSEYKSRDVADNCHWQAKKLREDASQFEVYCKGELAGVVNWNLIGEHNLQNGMMAIAAAHYAGVELSQAITGLGEFKTPKRRMEVKGEVQGIRVYDDFAHHPTAITTTLAGLRAAVGNERIIAVLEPRSNTMRMGTHQQALAQSLTLADNVFLYQPEGLDWNLQPVADELCASVDIECSDINKNKAVIHQQIDVLIADIATLAHKQDGPCHVLIMSNGGFAGIHDKLLAQL, encoded by the coding sequence ATGTCTAAACATATTCATATTCTTGGTATTTGTGGCACCTTCATGGGTGGTATTGCGGTACTGGCTAAACAGCTTGGTTATAGAGTGACGGGGTCTGATGCTAATGTGTATCCGCCGATGAGTACCCAGTTAGAAGAACAAGGTATTGAACTCATCGAAGGCTATGATCCGAGTCAGCTTGATCCCGCGCCTGATATGGTCATTGTTGGTAATGCAATGTCTCGTGGTAATCCGTGCGTTGAATATATGCTAAATCGAAAACTACCATATACATCGGGACCACAGTGGTTATCTGAACATCTGCTACAACACCGTTATGTGATAGCGGCATCGGGTACACACGGTAAAACAACGACTGCGGCCATGGTTGCATGGATCTTAGAATACGCAGGATTAAATCCGGGTTTCTTAATCGGTGGTGTACCACAGAACTTCACTGAGTCAGCACGTCTTGGTGGTGGCTATTTCTTTGTGATTGAAGCCGATGAATACGATACTGCCTTTTTCGATAAGCGTTCTAAGTTTGTGCATTATCAGCCAAATACTCTGATTATGAATAACCTTGAATATGATCACGCGGATATCTTCCCTGATTTAGCGGCAATTCAACGCCAATTCCATCATGTAGTGAGAACAGTACCAAGTAATGGCCTTATTTTAATGCCGGATAATGTACCTGCATTGGATGAAGTGAAAGCACAAGGTTGCTGGACACCAGTACAACGTTTGTCTTTAGAGGATAAAGAGCTAGGCTCGGAATATAAATCTAGAGATGTTGCAGATAACTGTCATTGGCAAGCGAAGAAGTTACGTGAAGATGCGAGCCAATTCGAAGTTTACTGTAAGGGTGAACTTGCTGGTGTGGTTAACTGGAACTTGATTGGCGAGCACAACTTACAAAATGGCATGATGGCTATTGCAGCAGCGCATTATGCAGGTGTTGAGTTAAGCCAAGCCATTACAGGGTTAGGGGAGTTTAAAACCCCAAAGCGTCGTATGGAAGTAAAAGGTGAAGTGCAGGGTATCCGTGTTTATGATGATTTTGCGCATCACCCGACTGCAATTACGACTACGTTAGCGGGGCTACGTGCAGCGGTAGGCAATGAGCGTATTATCGCGGTGTTAGAACCGCGTTCAAATACCATGCGTATGGGCACACATCAGCAAGCATTGGCGCAATCTCTCACCTTGGCAGATAATGTATTTTTGTATCAACCTGAAGGACTCGACTGGAATCTACAACCTGTTGCAGATGAGTTATGTGCGAGTGTCGATATTGAATGTAGTGATATAAATAAGAATAAAGCGGTTATCCATCAGCAAATTGATGTATTAATTGCAGATATAGCGACACTGGCACATAAGCAGGATGGTCCTTGCCATGTACTAATTATGAGTAATGGTGGTTTCGCTGGTATTCATGATAAATTACTCGCACAATTATAA
- the serB gene encoding phosphoserine phosphatase SerB — MTQLTETLFSNTSPIAWQQLLSLQSTQIKQVTYCQGQFNISAQARLISDSYADSDSDSDSEHAHHYLTLIGRTLTADAVLNLLSALSQLQVSAQLSGDIIIYPPAHYPISDESISDKFLSDSTLSGTAPNQGEIIVLGLPTLSDELHQQFDNTLSSWSNDYHIDYAISQTLPSLNEPGVVLMDMDSTTIQIECIDEIAKLAGVGEQVAAVTARAMNGELDFAESLRSRVATLTNCPETVLTQVADAMPLMPGLELLIATLHQANWKVAIASGGFTYFAKRLQDDLGFDAVYANELEIIDGTLTGNVIGSIVDAQVKADTLQALALVHNIAPQQTVAIGDGANDLIMLKSAALGVAIHAKPIVQQQAQVALNHHDLEGLVGLLQAATCVEASWT, encoded by the coding sequence ATGACTCAACTCACTGAGACTTTATTTAGTAATACATCACCAATAGCATGGCAACAATTATTAAGCTTGCAAAGCACCCAGATCAAACAAGTCACCTATTGTCAGGGACAATTTAATATTTCGGCACAAGCACGACTAATCAGTGATAGTTATGCTGATAGTGATAGTGATAGTGATAGTGAGCATGCGCATCATTACCTCACATTAATAGGGCGTACGTTAACTGCGGATGCCGTGCTTAATTTACTATCAGCATTAAGTCAGTTGCAAGTATCAGCGCAATTGTCTGGTGATATTATCATTTATCCACCAGCGCACTACCCTATATCAGATGAGTCTATATCCGATAAGTTCCTATCAGACAGTACATTATCAGGCACCGCACCGAATCAAGGTGAAATAATTGTACTTGGATTACCTACATTATCTGATGAATTACACCAGCAATTTGATAACACACTATCAAGCTGGAGTAATGATTACCATATCGATTATGCCATCAGCCAAACACTACCAAGTTTAAATGAACCTGGTGTTGTACTTATGGATATGGATTCAACTACGATACAAATTGAATGTATTGATGAAATAGCAAAACTTGCAGGCGTTGGTGAACAAGTTGCAGCGGTAACCGCTCGCGCAATGAATGGTGAGTTAGATTTTGCTGAAAGTTTACGTTCTCGAGTTGCAACACTCACTAACTGCCCTGAAACAGTGCTTACTCAAGTTGCAGATGCAATGCCACTCATGCCTGGATTAGAGTTACTGATTGCAACCCTACACCAAGCAAACTGGAAAGTAGCAATTGCATCCGGTGGATTCACTTACTTTGCTAAACGCTTGCAAGATGATCTTGGCTTTGATGCTGTTTATGCTAACGAGTTGGAAATAATCGATGGAACTTTAACGGGGAACGTTATTGGCAGCATTGTTGATGCACAGGTGAAAGCAGATACCCTGCAAGCATTAGCACTGGTACATAATATAGCACCACAGCAAACGGTGGCAATTGGTGACGGCGCGAATGATTTAATTATGCTTAAGAGTGCCGCACTCGGTGTCGCTATTCATGCAAAACCAATTGTTCAGCAACAAGCGCAAGTAGCATTAAATCATCATGATTTAGAAGGACTAGTAGGTCTATTACAAGCAGCAACGTGTGTGGAAGCAAGCTGGACTTAG
- a CDS encoding PilZ domain-containing protein codes for MELSRYTDVIKKLTTLYHEPDFSRLFEQLTEDETNSTRFLIKMEVNRLSAPTRRILDFRQRGDNGAVAYEYDDILHHINPAEIKLLEQLLVQHEGHYTLGIYEEIMAYHQCERSKPANERHVEVLEPAAPFAVESIQYASYFVRNEERMHYSSAIKMRIGDRVVDAMTSDLSTSGIKVKVDKNNKMVVGNLVNVNFSSLRQEYGNHLLREFFAYKLMGIDEEEKFDYLRLMRIDENDELDVFISKLIKQNKSKYKVNVRFQEENVVVKGYEQFFLPRMSGLPLYVSNDERPVLSHLLLNENNRGVYDYWINEESKSQLEACWQTPWMQGMLAAKKSIDTTIYSFYYTQNGRLYFYAADADSLAKSGLKALFLSFACQRPNFRVFKLSLNPSKFDEKKHLLEVESNQQPMGSVTLSALQEIRWVGLLQDITNENILNDYKAYSQAGSDFNQLHQYRLPAAEQRAVLTQFKFVQLRKEARFSYKTAIVASNTERSVKGWSNDFSTEGLQIELEAPLDVQIGHRIYLELPMLQKLSKKIALANLPYSVVGCNKAKTILHLQISGDKENHIGCKFFSLLISSNKDKLKSMPEPTQSPGVTAVLRNMYCQQLATMPLYIHKVNNSYQMDRIGISPNENSLSPLFEFFGQPDAPYNLYPLLSDSSVKHVFDEALAGLEPNYRPWQQVVYIKIASSDSAVTTRFEKDFSDDHERRQFITHGLQKGAFFAIQVMLSRTGRPDMEYIEKELNYVSHYAMHRAQKLEDELWSVRGVVDLIDVSDELMYRLGLRRMR; via the coding sequence ATGGAATTATCTCGTTACACCGACGTCATTAAAAAACTAACGACCTTGTATCATGAGCCAGATTTCAGTCGCTTGTTCGAGCAGTTGACTGAAGATGAAACCAACAGTACCCGCTTCTTGATTAAGATGGAGGTTAACCGCCTTTCAGCCCCAACTCGCCGGATCCTTGATTTTCGTCAGCGTGGTGATAATGGTGCTGTTGCCTATGAATACGATGATATTCTCCATCACATTAACCCCGCCGAAATTAAACTATTAGAACAATTATTAGTTCAACACGAAGGCCATTACACGCTGGGTATATACGAAGAAATAATGGCGTATCATCAGTGTGAACGTAGCAAACCTGCTAATGAACGTCATGTTGAAGTATTAGAACCCGCTGCGCCATTTGCTGTTGAATCGATTCAATATGCATCTTACTTTGTGCGTAACGAAGAGCGCATGCATTATAGTTCTGCGATCAAAATGCGCATTGGTGATCGTGTCGTTGATGCGATGACTTCAGACCTATCAACGAGCGGGATAAAAGTTAAAGTCGATAAAAATAACAAGATGGTCGTTGGCAATCTGGTTAATGTGAATTTTTCTAGTTTACGCCAAGAATATGGTAATCATTTATTACGTGAATTCTTTGCTTATAAGCTCATGGGCATTGATGAAGAAGAAAAGTTCGATTATTTGCGTTTAATGCGTATTGATGAAAATGATGAATTAGATGTTTTTATCAGTAAGCTGATCAAGCAAAACAAAAGTAAATATAAAGTGAATGTCCGCTTCCAAGAAGAAAATGTAGTCGTAAAAGGTTACGAGCAATTCTTCTTACCACGTATGTCAGGTTTACCGTTATACGTTTCAAATGATGAACGCCCTGTACTTAGTCATTTATTATTGAATGAAAATAATCGCGGTGTATACGATTATTGGATCAATGAAGAATCGAAAAGTCAGCTTGAAGCATGTTGGCAAACGCCTTGGATGCAAGGGATGCTAGCTGCGAAAAAAAGCATCGACACCACTATTTACAGTTTTTATTATACGCAAAATGGTCGCTTATATTTTTATGCTGCGGATGCGGATAGTCTTGCTAAGTCGGGCCTGAAAGCACTCTTTTTATCATTTGCTTGTCAGCGTCCTAACTTCAGAGTATTTAAACTTTCATTAAACCCATCAAAATTTGATGAAAAGAAACATTTACTTGAAGTGGAAAGTAATCAGCAACCAATGGGCTCAGTTACACTTTCTGCATTACAAGAAATTCGTTGGGTTGGTTTACTACAAGACATTACCAATGAAAATATCTTGAATGATTATAAGGCTTACTCACAGGCGGGGAGTGATTTTAATCAACTGCATCAATACCGTTTACCTGCAGCAGAGCAGCGTGCGGTATTAACCCAGTTTAAGTTTGTGCAGTTACGTAAAGAAGCACGATTCAGTTATAAAACGGCTATTGTGGCCAGCAATACAGAGCGTAGTGTTAAAGGTTGGAGTAATGACTTTTCGACAGAAGGTCTACAGATTGAATTAGAAGCGCCACTGGATGTGCAGATAGGCCACCGTATTTATCTTGAATTACCGATGCTGCAAAAGCTATCGAAGAAAATTGCGCTCGCTAATTTGCCTTATAGTGTGGTTGGTTGTAATAAAGCGAAAACCATTCTGCATCTACAGATCTCGGGTGATAAAGAGAATCATATTGGCTGTAAGTTCTTTAGCTTATTAATTAGTAGTAATAAAGACAAACTAAAGAGCATGCCAGAGCCGACTCAATCACCGGGTGTCACAGCCGTATTAAGAAATATGTACTGCCAGCAGTTGGCGACTATGCCTTTGTATATCCATAAGGTTAATAACAGCTATCAGATGGATAGAATCGGTATTAGCCCTAATGAGAATAGCTTATCACCGCTATTTGAATTTTTTGGTCAGCCTGATGCGCCTTATAATTTGTATCCACTACTATCTGATTCGAGTGTTAAGCACGTATTTGATGAGGCATTAGCGGGATTAGAACCAAATTACCGACCTTGGCAGCAGGTCGTGTATATTAAAATTGCATCCAGTGATTCTGCTGTAACAACGCGATTCGAGAAAGATTTTAGTGATGATCACGAACGTCGTCAGTTTATTACTCATGGATTACAGAAAGGCGCTTTCTTTGCTATCCAAGTGATGCTGTCTCGCACTGGGCGACCGGATATGGAATACATTGAAAAAGAATTGAATTACGTGAGTCATTACGCAATGCACAGGGCGCAAAAGCTTGAAGATGAGTTATGGAGTGTCCGTGGTGTCGTTGACTTGATTGATGTGTCTGACGAGTTAATGTATCGACTGGGGTTACGCCGGATGCGTTAA
- a CDS encoding GGDEF domain-containing protein, with translation MAQHKGFFRSQGIDAALFPARTRQSITDAVDAGDVEYGVTNANVLIEKANGLGLRAIAVIFQHSPAALLVLKGKGINKLADLNDKRILLSSEFQDIEVISLLRQRHIQSINISSPSVSRDLTSLINNQFDALSINVTRGPYNAVRQRVKPILFMPKDYGIDFYSGFLFTNTEEATVNPDRVAAVRRAVLQGWEYALTHTEETLDVLVALNQQSPSSLLDAPSNEERNKLKYQLITMRDFILPDFIPLGYINPQHLFDIQQQLIDLGFIENGSDFSQFIFTPPRAKIDWQVWGVWLKVIIAALLFNGLWLFYLLIINQRLKREVLERKRAEQQVRYAAMHDNLTGLANRAQLMDTLEHTLPLAKRGKVTPVLLFMDLDRFKLVNDRYGHAAGDELLIAAAQRISRLLGAPGELLTRLGGDEFVILLPNSNLQYAAQLSDKIERTLLQSFALSVCNVSIGISIGYSVYRQNMSADELLTGADDQMYEIKSEHHQKRKKIVC, from the coding sequence ATGGCGCAGCATAAAGGGTTCTTCCGCTCGCAAGGTATTGATGCTGCGTTATTTCCGGCTCGTACAAGGCAGTCAATTACAGACGCTGTCGATGCTGGGGACGTTGAATATGGCGTGACGAATGCCAATGTATTAATTGAAAAAGCCAATGGCCTTGGGCTGCGGGCCATTGCCGTTATATTTCAACACTCTCCTGCAGCGCTACTTGTATTAAAAGGTAAAGGGATTAATAAATTAGCTGATTTAAATGATAAACGTATTTTATTATCTTCCGAATTTCAAGATATTGAAGTTATTAGTTTATTACGTCAGCGACATATTCAATCAATTAATATCTCATCACCGTCAGTCTCACGCGATTTAACTTCTCTTATTAATAATCAATTTGATGCCTTAAGTATTAATGTAACCAGAGGGCCTTATAACGCCGTTCGGCAACGCGTTAAACCGATATTATTTATGCCTAAAGATTATGGTATCGATTTTTACAGTGGTTTCTTATTTACGAACACGGAAGAGGCAACCGTCAATCCCGATCGCGTTGCAGCAGTGCGCAGAGCGGTGCTGCAGGGGTGGGAGTATGCGTTGACTCATACCGAAGAAACATTAGATGTACTTGTTGCGTTAAATCAACAGTCACCTTCTTCACTACTCGATGCCCCAAGCAATGAAGAGCGCAACAAACTTAAATATCAGTTGATCACCATGAGGGACTTTATTTTACCTGACTTCATCCCTTTAGGTTATATCAACCCACAACACCTTTTCGATATTCAACAGCAATTGATTGATCTTGGTTTTATTGAAAACGGCAGTGACTTCAGTCAATTTATCTTTACGCCACCACGGGCTAAAATAGACTGGCAAGTGTGGGGTGTTTGGCTGAAGGTAATTATTGCCGCCTTATTGTTTAATGGGTTGTGGTTATTCTATTTATTAATCATCAACCAACGATTAAAGCGCGAAGTACTAGAGCGTAAGCGTGCAGAGCAACAGGTTCGCTATGCAGCGATGCATGATAATTTAACTGGGCTGGCAAACCGAGCGCAACTAATGGATACCCTTGAACATACTTTACCACTGGCGAAGAGAGGTAAAGTCACGCCGGTATTGTTGTTTATGGATCTTGACCGTTTCAAGTTGGTGAATGATCGCTATGGTCACGCTGCTGGGGATGAACTATTAATTGCCGCTGCGCAGCGTATCTCTCGGTTGTTGGGCGCGCCTGGGGAGTTATTAACACGTTTAGGTGGGGATGAGTTTGTTATCTTATTACCTAACTCTAATTTACAATATGCAGCTCAGCTCAGTGATAAAATCGAGCGTACCTTATTGCAATCATTTGCCTTATCTGTCTGTAATGTGTCGATTGGTATTAGCATTGGTTATAGTGTTTATCGCCAGAATATGAGTGCAGATGAGTTGCTAACGGGTGCCGATGATCAGATGTACGAGATAAAAAGTGAGCATCATCAAAAAAGAAAGAAAATAGTGTGTTAA